A section of the Larus michahellis chromosome 1, bLarMic1.1, whole genome shotgun sequence genome encodes:
- the ARAP1 gene encoding arf-GAP with Rho-GAP domain, ANK repeat and PH domain-containing protein 1 isoform X5, which yields MEEEEEDAGGSLPVAAWLGALHLAQYVEPFQRGELRSVQDCRGLTDEGLTRLGVLLPGHRRRILLGLQKAFADPPGPPQPPLRKPLPMKRHIFRQSAAAGQEKPQESPCPPVSGRMVESGGATQLPPPIPPRVGCHPPLKFSPSSPPADGPEPSPAPRSCPPAPEVAEPPHFAEKRPPESVVTPPRPPLPAKRHQLEGKCQSLKTPPPPSRPPVLPPRAVSQRSVPAPEGVPVPPAGPPAVPPALLPRAKPPKLLPKATFPFVPEFDDSDYEDCGWEEELALGDMGDKEGAEPGTGRPRSLRLDSLCSEDELLEEGGEAGPHNGGSGWSDRDPSPHPPAPPGSGSMEGPAAAPPSPPIKEGWLDKNPPQGSYIYQRRWVKLDADYLRYFDSEKDAYSKRFIPVSSISRVASVGDQKFEVVTNNRNFVFRAESDGDRNEWMRTLQQMAEERKGRAPEGTSLSPTATEGAPDPADKSGFLELRGFKHKLFVAVAGDKVFLYKNAEDYRLGIGITYIEMNVGNVKEVDRRGFDLTTPYRTFSFLADSEPEKAEWVEAMQQAIAAALSNWEVAERIWAVEPNRFCADCGSPQPDWASINLCLVICKRCAGEHRGLGPGITKVRSLKMDRKVWTEELIELFCQLGNAVGNRFWAANVPPSEAIGPSSSSGDRRRFLLAKYREGKYRRYHPLFGNQQELDRALCVAVTTGDLAETQALLFCGAGASCPTGDPQCPTPLALARRSGQRLQMEFLLQNKTSGCPPPFAEAPRLEVGGSEEKPYWVPPPSVTHNGFLYKTPSMAKPVGERKGQEEFSRRWCALQDGVLSYYESDRNAVPNGEIKVEEMVCLVNNPPHAHGFESTFEVYTESERLYLFGSESPDSAREWLKSIAKSFVHPRAEELLALDFERLGRLHYKGGLNLERAKEGWFALAGSALHLSCPDGERQEPLQLRKLQELSIQGDNEVLVLVERRRTLYIQGERKLDFLGWVHAIQKAAGSAGDTLSEQQLTEADVPLLVDRCIDYITQCGLTSEGIYRKSGQNSKTTSLLEVLRRDARSVRLKEGEHQVDDVANTLKRFFRDLGDGLFTGRWGQDWLRATALEDEEEKIGEYRRLLDTLPTVNRATLKALINHLFRVQLFSGENQMNTHNLAIVFGPTLFQTDGKDYKAGRVVEDLISHYVKIFNVNDQEMKKQQDEIMAIMKMREAASSGKQQAGDFICTVYLEEKKTEAEQHVKIPATMTAEELTFEILDRRKIVMKEKDYWSCFEVNEREEAERPLHYSEKVLPILHCLGTESYLVVKKQMSMENMLIYLASRVGDCKHGMMKFREERNLLGLGLSTGFHDRYFILNHTCLRLYKEVRSLRQRGPPAETSHKPEKEWPVRNLKVYLGIKKKLRPPTCWGFTVFYENEKHEKQQWYLCCDTQADLREWFATFLHVQNGGALWPSERCKTRASRSPQDASSCETSEQEA from the exons atggaggaagaggaggaggatgcgggGGGGTCCCTGCCGGTGGCCGCCTGGCTGGGAGCCCTCCACCTCGCCCAGTACGTGGAGCCCTTCCAGCGGGGCGAGCTGCGGTCCGTGCAGGATTGCCGGGGGCTAACGGACGAAGGACTCACTCGCCTGGGGGTGCTGCTACCCGGCCACCGTCGCCGCATCCTCCTGGGCTTGCAAAAAGCTTTCGccgacccccccggccccccccagccccccctcagGAAACCCCTGCCCATGAAACGCCACATTTTCCGCCAAAGCGCCGCGGCGGGGCAGGAAAAACCGCAGgaatccccgtgtccccccgtctcCGGCAGGATGGTGGAGTCGGGGGGGGCCACCCAgctgcccccccccatcccacccaggGTGGGCTGTCACCCCCCCCTCAAATTCTCCCCGTCCTCGCCACCGGCTGATGGCCCCgagccctcccccgccccccgcagctgccccccggccccggagGTGGCCGAGCCCCCCCACTTCGCCGAGAAACGCCCCCCCGAAAGCGTTgtgacccccccccggccaccgcTGCCGGCCAAGCGGCATCAGCTGGAGGGCAAGTGCCAGTCCCTGaagacccccccgccccccagccgtCCCCCGGTGCTGCCCCCCAGGGCCGTGTCCCAGAGGAG TGTCCCTGCCCCAGAGGGGGTCCCCGTTCCCCCCGCCGgaccccccgccgtccccccggCTCTCCTTCCGCGCGCGAAGCCCCCGAAGCTGCTCCCCAAGGCCACCTTCCCCTTCGTGCCTGAGTTCG ATGACTCGGACTACGAGGACTGCGGCTGGGAGGAGGAATTAGCCCTGGGGGACATGGGCGACAAG gAGGGTGCGGAGCCCGGGACGGGGCGGCCGCGGTCCCTGCGCCTCGACAGCCTCTGCAGCGAGGACGAGCTCCTGGAGGAGGGCGGCGAGGCTGGGCCCCACAA CGGTGGCAGCGGCTGGAGTGACAGGGACCCCAGCCCGcatccccccgcgccccccggctccggcagcatggagggccccgccgccgcccccccctcgccccccatcAAAGAGGGGTGGCTGGACAAGAACCCGCCGCAGGG GTCCTACATCTACCAGAGGCGCTGGGTGAAGCTGGACGCCGACTACCTCCGCTATTTTGACAGCGAAAAG gACGCCTACTCCAAGCGGTTCATCCCCGTCTCCTCCATCTCCCGTGTGGCCAGCGTCGGGGACCAGAAATTTGAGGTCGTCACCAACAACCGCAACTTCGTGTTCCGGGCCGAGAGCGACG ggGACCGTAACGAGTGGATGCGGACCCTGCAGCAGATGGCGGAGGAGCGGAAGGGCAGAGCTCCGGAAGGGACGTCCTTGTCCCCAACCGCCACCGAGGGCGCCCCCGACCCGGCCGACAAGAGCGGCTTCCTGGAGCTGCGGGGCTTCAAGCACAAGCTCTTTGTGGCGGTGGCCGGGGACAAAGTGTTCCTCTACAAGAACGCGGag GACTATCGGCTGGGGATCGGCATCACCTACATCGAGATGAATGTGGGCAACGTCAAGGAGGTGGATCGCCGGGGCTTCGACCTCACCACGCCGTACAGGACCTTCAG CTTCTTGGCCGACTCGGAGCCGGAGAAGGCGGAGTGGGTGGAGGCCATGCAACAGGCCATCGCCGCCGCTCTCTCCAACTGGGAGGTGGCCGAGCGCATCTGGGCGGTGGAGCCCAACCGCTTCTGCGCCGACTGCGGCTCCCCCCAGCCCGACTGGGCCTCCATCAACCTCTGCCTCGTCATCTGCAAGCGATGCGCAG GGGAGCACCGAGGCTTGGGCCCCGGCATCACCAAGGTCCGGAGCCTGAAGATGGACAGGAAGGTGTGGACGGAGGAGCTCATCGAG ctcttttGCCAGTTGGGCAACGCCGTGGGCAACCGGTTCTGGGCGGCCAACGTGCCCCCCAGCGAGGCCAtcggccccagcagcagcagcggcgacCGGCGGCGCTTCCTCCTGGCCAAGTACCGGGAGGGCAAGTACCGGCGCTACCACCCGCTCTTCGGCAACCAGCAGGAGCTGGACAGG GCTCTGTGCGTGGCCGTCACCACCGGTGACCTGGCGGAGACCCAAGCCCTGCTTTTCTGTGGGGCGGGGGCGTCCTGCCCCACCggcgacccccagtgccccaCGCCGCTGGCCCTGGCCCGCAGGAGCGGGCAGAGGCTGCAGATGGAATTCCTGctccaaaacaaaacctcag GTTGTCCCCCCCCGTTTGCAGAGGCGCCGCggctggaggtggggggcagcGAGGAGAAGCCCTACTGGGTGCCCCCGCCCTCCGTCACCCACAACGGCTTCCTCTACAAAACCCCCTCCATGGCCAAGCCCGTGGGCGAGCGGAAGGGCCAGGAAG AGTTCAGCCGGCGGTGGTGCGCGCTGCAGGACGGCGTCCTCAGCTACTACGAGAGCGACCGCAACGCCGTGCCCAACGGCGAGATCAAGGTGGAGGAGATGGTCTGCCTGGTGAACAACCCCCCCCACGCCCACGG GTTCGAGAGCACCTTCGAGGTGTACACGGAGTCGGAGCGGCTCTACCTCTTCGGGTCGGAGAGCCCCGACTCCGCTCGGGAATGGCTCAAGTCCATCGCCAAG TCCTTCGTCCACCCCCGCGCCgaggagctgctggccctggACTTCGAGCGCTTGGGCCGGCTGCACTACAAGGGTGGCCTGAACCTGGAGCGAGCCAAGGAAGGCTGGTTCGCCCTGGCCGGCTCCGCGCTCCACCTCTCCTGCCCCGACGGCGAGCGGCAGGAGCCCCTCCAGCTGCGCAAGCTGCAGGAGCTCT cCATCCAGGGGGACAACgaggtgctggtgctggtggagaGGCGGAG GACGCTGTACATCCAGGGGGAGAGGAAGCTGGATTTCCTGGGCTGGGTCCACGCCATCCAGAAggccgcgggcagcgccggggacaCCTTGTCGGAGCAGCAGCTGACGGAGGCCGACGTCCCGCTGCTGGTGGACCGCTGCATCGACTACATCACCCAGTGCG GGCTGACCTCCGAGGGCATCTACCGCAAAAGCGGGCAGAACTCCAAGACCACCAGCCTGCTGGAGGTGCtgcgccgggacgcccgcagcgtGCGCCTGAAGGAGGGCGAGCACCAGGTGGACGACGTCGCCAACACCCTCAAACGCTTCTTTCGCGACCTCGGCGATGGGCTCTTCACCGGGCGGTGGGGCCAGGACTGGCTGCGGGCGACGG CgctggaggatgaggaagagaagaTCGGCGAGTACCGGCGGCTCCTGGACACCCTCCCCACGGTGAACCGGGCCACGCTGAAGGCGCTCATCAACCACCTCTTTCG GGTCCAGCTCTTCTCCGGGGAGAACCAGATGAACACGCACAACCTGGCCATCGTCTTCGGGCCCACGCTCTTCCAGACGGACGGGAAGGACTACAAGGCAGGCCGCGTGGTGGAGGACCTCATCAGCCACTACGTGAAGATCTTTAAC GTCAATGACCAAGagatgaagaagcagcaggatGAGATCATGGCCATCATGAAGATGCGGGAGGCAGCGTCCAGCGGGAAGCAG CAAGCTGGGGACTTCATCTGCACTGTCTACCTGGAGGAGAAGAAGACAGAGGCAGAGCAGCACGTCAAG ATCCCGGCCACCATGACAGCCGAGGAGCTCACCTTCGAGATCCTGGACAGGAGGAAAATTGTCATGAAGGAGAAGGACTATTGGAGCTGCTTCGAAGTCAACGAGAGGGAGGAGGCAG AACGGCCCCTGCACTACTCGGAAAAAGTGCTGCCCATTTTGCACTGCCTGGGGACGGAGAGTTACCTGGTGGTGAAGAAGCAGATGTCCATGGAGAACATGCTCATCTACCtcg CCAGCAGAGTGGGCGACTGCAAGCACGGCATGATGAAGTTTCGGGAGGAGAGGaacctgctggggctgggcctgAGCACCGGCTTCCACGACCGCTACTTCATCCTCAACCACACCTGCCTGCGCCTCTACAAGGAAGTGCGG AGCCTGCGGCAGCGCGGCCCCCCCGCGGAGACG
- the ARAP1 gene encoding arf-GAP with Rho-GAP domain, ANK repeat and PH domain-containing protein 1 isoform X1 produces the protein MEEEEEDAGGSLPVAAWLGALHLAQYVEPFQRGELRSVQDCRGLTDEGLTRLGVLLPGHRRRILLGLQKAFADPPGPPQPPLRKPLPMKRHIFRQSAAAGQEKPQESPCPPVSGRMVESGGATQLPPPIPPRVGCHPPLKFSPSSPPADGPEPSPAPRSCPPAPEVAEPPHFAEKRPPESVVTPPRPPLPAKRHQLEGKCQSLKTPPPPSRPPVLPPRAVSQRSVPAPEGVPVPPAGPPAVPPALLPRAKPPKLLPKATFPFVPEFDDSDYEDCGWEEELALGDMGDKEGAEPGTGRPRSLRLDSLCSEDELLEEGGEAGPHNGGSGWSDRDPSPHPPAPPGSGSMEGPAAAPPSPPIKEGWLDKNPPQGSYIYQRRWVKLDADYLRYFDSEKDAYSKRFIPVSSISRVASVGDQKFEVVTNNRNFVFRAESDGDRNEWMRTLQQMAEERKGRAPEGTSLSPTATEGAPDPADKSGFLELRGFKHKLFVAVAGDKVFLYKNAEDYRLGIGITYIEMNVGNVKEVDRRGFDLTTPYRTFSFLADSEPEKAEWVEAMQQAIAAALSNWEVAERIWAVEPNRFCADCGSPQPDWASINLCLVICKRCAGEHRGLGPGITKVRSLKMDRKVWTEELIELFCQLGNAVGNRFWAANVPPSEAIGPSSSSGDRRRFLLAKYREGKYRRYHPLFGNQQELDRALCVAVTTGDLAETQALLFCGAGASCPTGDPQCPTPLALARRSGQRLQMEFLLQNKTSGCPPPFAEAPRLEVGGSEEKPYWVPPPSVTHNGFLYKTPSMAKPVGERKGQEEFSRRWCALQDGVLSYYESDRNAVPNGEIKVEEMVCLVNNPPHAHGFESTFEVYTESERLYLFGSESPDSAREWLKSIAKSFVHPRAEELLALDFERLGRLHYKGGLNLERAKEGWFALAGSALHLSCPDGERQEPLQLRKLQELSIQGDNEVLVLVERRRTLYIQGERKLDFLGWVHAIQKAAGSAGDTLSEQQLTEADVPLLVDRCIDYITQCGLTSEGIYRKSGQNSKTTSLLEVLRRDARSVRLKEGEHQVDDVANTLKRFFRDLGDGLFTGRWGQDWLRATALEDEEEKIGEYRRLLDTLPTVNRATLKALINHLFRVQLFSGENQMNTHNLAIVFGPTLFQTDGKDYKAGRVVEDLISHYVKIFNVNDQEMKKQQDEIMAIMKMREAASSGKQQAGDFICTVYLEEKKTEAEQHVKIPATMTAEELTFEILDRRKIVMKEKDYWSCFEVNEREEAERPLHYSEKVLPILHCLGTESYLVVKKQMSMENMLIYLASRVGDCKHGMMKFREERNLLGLGLSTGFHDRYFILNHTCLRLYKEVRSLRQRGPPAETSHKPEKEWPVRNLKVYLGIKKKLRPPTCWGFTVFYENEKHEKQQWYLCCDTQADLREWFATFLHVQNGGALWPSERCKTRASRSPQDARLGTVSLIPLRGSESEMRNSVAACATDPLTLLRNV, from the exons atggaggaagaggaggaggatgcgggGGGGTCCCTGCCGGTGGCCGCCTGGCTGGGAGCCCTCCACCTCGCCCAGTACGTGGAGCCCTTCCAGCGGGGCGAGCTGCGGTCCGTGCAGGATTGCCGGGGGCTAACGGACGAAGGACTCACTCGCCTGGGGGTGCTGCTACCCGGCCACCGTCGCCGCATCCTCCTGGGCTTGCAAAAAGCTTTCGccgacccccccggccccccccagccccccctcagGAAACCCCTGCCCATGAAACGCCACATTTTCCGCCAAAGCGCCGCGGCGGGGCAGGAAAAACCGCAGgaatccccgtgtccccccgtctcCGGCAGGATGGTGGAGTCGGGGGGGGCCACCCAgctgcccccccccatcccacccaggGTGGGCTGTCACCCCCCCCTCAAATTCTCCCCGTCCTCGCCACCGGCTGATGGCCCCgagccctcccccgccccccgcagctgccccccggccccggagGTGGCCGAGCCCCCCCACTTCGCCGAGAAACGCCCCCCCGAAAGCGTTgtgacccccccccggccaccgcTGCCGGCCAAGCGGCATCAGCTGGAGGGCAAGTGCCAGTCCCTGaagacccccccgccccccagccgtCCCCCGGTGCTGCCCCCCAGGGCCGTGTCCCAGAGGAG TGTCCCTGCCCCAGAGGGGGTCCCCGTTCCCCCCGCCGgaccccccgccgtccccccggCTCTCCTTCCGCGCGCGAAGCCCCCGAAGCTGCTCCCCAAGGCCACCTTCCCCTTCGTGCCTGAGTTCG ATGACTCGGACTACGAGGACTGCGGCTGGGAGGAGGAATTAGCCCTGGGGGACATGGGCGACAAG gAGGGTGCGGAGCCCGGGACGGGGCGGCCGCGGTCCCTGCGCCTCGACAGCCTCTGCAGCGAGGACGAGCTCCTGGAGGAGGGCGGCGAGGCTGGGCCCCACAA CGGTGGCAGCGGCTGGAGTGACAGGGACCCCAGCCCGcatccccccgcgccccccggctccggcagcatggagggccccgccgccgcccccccctcgccccccatcAAAGAGGGGTGGCTGGACAAGAACCCGCCGCAGGG GTCCTACATCTACCAGAGGCGCTGGGTGAAGCTGGACGCCGACTACCTCCGCTATTTTGACAGCGAAAAG gACGCCTACTCCAAGCGGTTCATCCCCGTCTCCTCCATCTCCCGTGTGGCCAGCGTCGGGGACCAGAAATTTGAGGTCGTCACCAACAACCGCAACTTCGTGTTCCGGGCCGAGAGCGACG ggGACCGTAACGAGTGGATGCGGACCCTGCAGCAGATGGCGGAGGAGCGGAAGGGCAGAGCTCCGGAAGGGACGTCCTTGTCCCCAACCGCCACCGAGGGCGCCCCCGACCCGGCCGACAAGAGCGGCTTCCTGGAGCTGCGGGGCTTCAAGCACAAGCTCTTTGTGGCGGTGGCCGGGGACAAAGTGTTCCTCTACAAGAACGCGGag GACTATCGGCTGGGGATCGGCATCACCTACATCGAGATGAATGTGGGCAACGTCAAGGAGGTGGATCGCCGGGGCTTCGACCTCACCACGCCGTACAGGACCTTCAG CTTCTTGGCCGACTCGGAGCCGGAGAAGGCGGAGTGGGTGGAGGCCATGCAACAGGCCATCGCCGCCGCTCTCTCCAACTGGGAGGTGGCCGAGCGCATCTGGGCGGTGGAGCCCAACCGCTTCTGCGCCGACTGCGGCTCCCCCCAGCCCGACTGGGCCTCCATCAACCTCTGCCTCGTCATCTGCAAGCGATGCGCAG GGGAGCACCGAGGCTTGGGCCCCGGCATCACCAAGGTCCGGAGCCTGAAGATGGACAGGAAGGTGTGGACGGAGGAGCTCATCGAG ctcttttGCCAGTTGGGCAACGCCGTGGGCAACCGGTTCTGGGCGGCCAACGTGCCCCCCAGCGAGGCCAtcggccccagcagcagcagcggcgacCGGCGGCGCTTCCTCCTGGCCAAGTACCGGGAGGGCAAGTACCGGCGCTACCACCCGCTCTTCGGCAACCAGCAGGAGCTGGACAGG GCTCTGTGCGTGGCCGTCACCACCGGTGACCTGGCGGAGACCCAAGCCCTGCTTTTCTGTGGGGCGGGGGCGTCCTGCCCCACCggcgacccccagtgccccaCGCCGCTGGCCCTGGCCCGCAGGAGCGGGCAGAGGCTGCAGATGGAATTCCTGctccaaaacaaaacctcag GTTGTCCCCCCCCGTTTGCAGAGGCGCCGCggctggaggtggggggcagcGAGGAGAAGCCCTACTGGGTGCCCCCGCCCTCCGTCACCCACAACGGCTTCCTCTACAAAACCCCCTCCATGGCCAAGCCCGTGGGCGAGCGGAAGGGCCAGGAAG AGTTCAGCCGGCGGTGGTGCGCGCTGCAGGACGGCGTCCTCAGCTACTACGAGAGCGACCGCAACGCCGTGCCCAACGGCGAGATCAAGGTGGAGGAGATGGTCTGCCTGGTGAACAACCCCCCCCACGCCCACGG GTTCGAGAGCACCTTCGAGGTGTACACGGAGTCGGAGCGGCTCTACCTCTTCGGGTCGGAGAGCCCCGACTCCGCTCGGGAATGGCTCAAGTCCATCGCCAAG TCCTTCGTCCACCCCCGCGCCgaggagctgctggccctggACTTCGAGCGCTTGGGCCGGCTGCACTACAAGGGTGGCCTGAACCTGGAGCGAGCCAAGGAAGGCTGGTTCGCCCTGGCCGGCTCCGCGCTCCACCTCTCCTGCCCCGACGGCGAGCGGCAGGAGCCCCTCCAGCTGCGCAAGCTGCAGGAGCTCT cCATCCAGGGGGACAACgaggtgctggtgctggtggagaGGCGGAG GACGCTGTACATCCAGGGGGAGAGGAAGCTGGATTTCCTGGGCTGGGTCCACGCCATCCAGAAggccgcgggcagcgccggggacaCCTTGTCGGAGCAGCAGCTGACGGAGGCCGACGTCCCGCTGCTGGTGGACCGCTGCATCGACTACATCACCCAGTGCG GGCTGACCTCCGAGGGCATCTACCGCAAAAGCGGGCAGAACTCCAAGACCACCAGCCTGCTGGAGGTGCtgcgccgggacgcccgcagcgtGCGCCTGAAGGAGGGCGAGCACCAGGTGGACGACGTCGCCAACACCCTCAAACGCTTCTTTCGCGACCTCGGCGATGGGCTCTTCACCGGGCGGTGGGGCCAGGACTGGCTGCGGGCGACGG CgctggaggatgaggaagagaagaTCGGCGAGTACCGGCGGCTCCTGGACACCCTCCCCACGGTGAACCGGGCCACGCTGAAGGCGCTCATCAACCACCTCTTTCG GGTCCAGCTCTTCTCCGGGGAGAACCAGATGAACACGCACAACCTGGCCATCGTCTTCGGGCCCACGCTCTTCCAGACGGACGGGAAGGACTACAAGGCAGGCCGCGTGGTGGAGGACCTCATCAGCCACTACGTGAAGATCTTTAAC GTCAATGACCAAGagatgaagaagcagcaggatGAGATCATGGCCATCATGAAGATGCGGGAGGCAGCGTCCAGCGGGAAGCAG CAAGCTGGGGACTTCATCTGCACTGTCTACCTGGAGGAGAAGAAGACAGAGGCAGAGCAGCACGTCAAG ATCCCGGCCACCATGACAGCCGAGGAGCTCACCTTCGAGATCCTGGACAGGAGGAAAATTGTCATGAAGGAGAAGGACTATTGGAGCTGCTTCGAAGTCAACGAGAGGGAGGAGGCAG AACGGCCCCTGCACTACTCGGAAAAAGTGCTGCCCATTTTGCACTGCCTGGGGACGGAGAGTTACCTGGTGGTGAAGAAGCAGATGTCCATGGAGAACATGCTCATCTACCtcg CCAGCAGAGTGGGCGACTGCAAGCACGGCATGATGAAGTTTCGGGAGGAGAGGaacctgctggggctgggcctgAGCACCGGCTTCCACGACCGCTACTTCATCCTCAACCACACCTGCCTGCGCCTCTACAAGGAAGTGCGG AGCCTGCGGCAGCGCGGCCCCCCCGCGGAGACG